Proteins encoded by one window of Salvia splendens isolate huo1 chromosome 7, SspV2, whole genome shotgun sequence:
- the LOC121741780 gene encoding extra-large guanine nucleotide-binding protein 1-like isoform X2, with protein MTSVFRSILPGSSAKNEDFDDGGGDDDFSVEYSFAMEYSGPPVSHDIPQVVPIDIRRIPTASVAARAVVLKDFSVPVIHPVAKSDQSKKNVLGESNSGSEAAERSSKLARSGGRVYSRKPEKASDAEVAPEARDRYARESKESGGTQSSSDGSRLPDDASHLLGSSGVEGVDEGCIAAVTYDRSPHSKAMEVSSENSSCDESSGPGNRMPAVTFRDSPSVDSAYQESDEYENADFPERPVALNDGKKGSCYKCHKGNRFAEKEICLVCGAKYCKNCLLRAMGDMPEGRKCITCIGYPIDESRRGSLGKSSGMLKKLLASDTINKIMSSELSCEANQLPSHLICVNGRPLSIGELVKLQSSPNPPKKLKPGKYWYDKVSGFWGKEGEKPSQIITAELAIGYQIAEDASNGDTNVLINNRRITKAELWMLQAAGINCEGHIHFWLTADGSCMHEGMNNTLGHLWARKRVKIVCAALSLPYPSDTLFSDGVEVDKAAAVARDQKMMNKILLVGCDQSGTSTIFKQAKIVYGVPFSEDEKQSIKFVIQRNVYSYIGLLLEGRARFEEDYMVEMRRQQADEPGPSSSDSGSVDESNIYSLSRKLKSFSDWLLQTMDSGNMELIFPAATQMYSPLIAELWKDKAFQATYSRRNELHSLPKAANYFLDRAVEITQNDYEPTQMDILYAEGITSSNGVASMEFSFPKSSLDWYMDSADQNDSAVRYQLIRVHLSSLGENCKWLEMFEDVDLVVLCVSLTDYDEYHEDINGVRTNKMVASKNMFESIVTHPTLCDKNFLLILNKLDLLEEKIEDAPLKRCPWLEDFNPVTSIQPHRANSKGNPSLAQRAFHFVAVKFKRLFASLTDRKLFVISGTGLEAESVDRALRYGREILKWNDEMQPVSMNESSCESITMDPSASMYS; from the exons ATGACGAGTGTTTTTAGAAGTATTCTGCCTGGTTCTTCCGCGAAGAACGAGGATTTCGATGATGGTGGTGGTGATGATGATTTTAGTGTTGAGTACTCCTTCGCGATGGAGTATAGTGGGCCGCCGGTTAGTCATGATATTCCGCAGGTTGTACCCATTGATATTCGCCGGATTCCGACCGCATCCGTGGCGGCTAGGGCTGTTGTGTTGAAGGATTTCTCCGTACCAGTTATTCATCCTGTAGCCAAAAGTGATCAGTCTAAGAAGAATGTGTTAGGGGAGTCGAATTCGGGTTCTGAAGCGGCTGAGCGTTCTAGTAAACTTGCCAGGTCCGGGGGGAGGGTTTATTCAAGGAAACCTGAGAAGGCTTCGGATGCGGAAGTTGCACCGGAAGCCAGAGACAGATATGCTAGAGAGTCCAAGGAATCGGGTGGTACTCAAAGTTCGAGTGATGGCAGTAGGTTACCTGATGATGCGAGTCACTTGTTAGGAAGCTCGGGTGTTGAGGGCGTTGACGAGGGATGTATTGCTGCTGTAACGTATGATAGAAGTCCCCATTCCAAGGCGATGGAGGTTTCTTCCGAGAATTCATCATGCGATGAGAGTTCTGGTCCAGGCAATAGAATGCCTGCAGTGACTTTTCGTGATTCACCATCGGTTGACTCGGCCTATCAGGAGAGTGATGAATATGAGAATGCAGATTTCCCAGAGAGGCCAGTGGCATTGAATGATGGGAAGAAAGGTTCATGCTATAAGTGTCATAAAGGGAATCGGTTTGCAGAGAAGGAAATCTGCCTTGTTTGTGGTGCAAAGTATTGTAAAAATTGCCTGCTCAGAGCAATGGGTGATATGCCAGAAGGGAGAAAATGCATCACCTGCATAGGATACCCGATTGATGAATCAAGAAGGGGGTCGCTTGGAAAGAGTTCTGGAATGCTGAAGAAACTGCTAGCCAGTGATACAATCAATAAAATTATGAGCTCTGAGCTTTCGTGTGAAGCTAATCAGCTACCGTCCCATCTAATATGCGTAAATGGCAGGCCTCTGTCTATTGGAGAGTTGGTTAAGTTGCAAAGCAGCCCAAATCCTCCAAAGAAGCTAAAACCTGGAAAGTACTGGTACGATAAGGTTTCTGGATTCTGGGGAAAG GAGGGAGAGAAACCAAGTCAGATAATCACTGCCGAGCTGGCTATCGGTTATCAAATTGCTGAGGATGCTAGCAATGGGGACACAAATGTGTTGATAAATAATCGGAGGATCACTAAAGCAGAGCTCTGGATGTTGCAG GCTGCTGGAATCAACTGTGAAGGACACATTCACTTTTGGCTTACAGCAGATGGATCCTGTATGCATGAAGGAATGAATAATACCTTGGGCCATCTGTGGGCGAGG AAAAGGGTCAAGATAGTATGTGCTGCATTGTCTCTGCCATATCCTTCCGATACACTATTCTCTGACGGTGTAGAAGTTGACAAAGCTGCAGCTGTTGCAAGGGATCAGAAAATGATGAACAAAATTCTCCTAGTTGGTTGTGACCAGTCTGGTACGAGCACCATATTTAAACAG GCCAAGATTGTATATGGTGTCCCATTCTCAGAAGATGAGAAACAGAGCATCAAATTCGTAATCCAAAGAAATGTATACAGCTATATCGGTCTTCTGCTTGAGGGGCGTGCTCGTTTTGAAGAAGATTATATGGTTGAGATGAGGAGACAACAAGCGGATGAACCTGGTCCTTCAAGTTCAG ACTCTGGGTCGGTCGACGAAAGCAATATATATTCACTTAGCAGAAAGCTGAAGTCATTCTCAGATTGGCTACTTCAAACCATGGATTCCGGCAACATGGAGCTCATATTTCCAGCTGCCACACAAATGTATTCGCCTTTAATTGCGGAGCTGTGGAAGGACAAAGCTTTTCAAGCAACTTACAGCCGGAGAAATGAACTACATTCGCTGCCAAAAGCTGCTAACTACTTCTTAGATCGC GCTGTTGAGATCACACAAAACGACTATGAGCCTACTCAAATGGACATCTTGTACGCGGAGGGGATAACCTCGTCCAACGGGGTTGCATCTATGGAGTTCTCCTTCCCAAAATCATCTCTTGATTGGTACATGGACTCAGCGGATCAGAATGATTCGGCAGTGAG ATATCAACTCATCAGAGTTCATCTAAGCAGCCTCGGAGAGAACTGCAAGTGGTTGGAGATGTTCGAAGACGTGGACCTAGTCGTGCTGTGCGTCTCCTTAACCGACTACGACGAGTACCACGAGGACATAAACGGCGTCCGTACAAACAAGATGGTGGCGAGCAAGAACATGTTCGAGAGCATCGTCACGCACCCTACTCTCTGCGACAAGAACTTCCTCCTCATCCTGAACAAGCTAGACCTTCTCGAGGAGAAGATTGAAGACGCCCCGCTAAAGCGATGCCCGTGGCTCGAGGACTTCAACCCGGTGACCAGCATCCAGCCGCACCGAGCCAACAGCAAGGGCAACCCGTCTCTGGCGCAGCGCGCCTTCCATTTCGTCGCGGTCAAGTTCAAGAGGCTGTTCGCTTCGCTGACGGACCGGAAACTGTTCGTTATCTCGGGGACGGGGCTGGAGGCGGAGAGCGTCGACAGGGCTCTCCGGTACGGGCGGGAGATTCTCAAGTGGAACGATGAGATGCAACCGGTTAGCATGAATGAGTCATCTTGTGAGAGCATTACGATGGATCCTAGCGCTTCAATGTATAGTTGA
- the LOC121741780 gene encoding extra-large guanine nucleotide-binding protein 1-like isoform X1, protein MTSVFRSILPGSSAKNEDFDDGGGDDDFSVEYSFAMEYSGPPVSHDIPQVVPIDIRRIPTASVAARAVVLKDFSVPVIHPVAKSDQSKKNVLGESNSGSEAAERSSKLARSGGRVYSRKPEKASDAEVAPEARDRYARESKESGGTQSSSDGSRLPDDASHLLGSSGVEGVDEGCIAAVTYDRSPHSKAMEVSSENSSCDESSGPGNRMPAVTFRDSPSVDSAYQESDEYENADFPERPVALNDGKKGSCYKCHKGNRFAEKEICLVCGAKYCKNCLLRAMGDMPEGRKCITCIGYPIDESRRGSLGKSSGMLKKLLASDTINKIMSSELSCEANQLPSHLICVNGRPLSIGELVKLQSSPNPPKKLKPGKYWYDKVSGFWGKEGEKPSQIITAELAIGYQIAEDASNGDTNVLINNRRITKAELWMLQAAGINCEGHIHFWLTADGSCMHEGMNNTLGHLWARKRVKIVCAALSLPYPSDTLFSDGVEVDKAAAVARDQKMMNKILLVGCDQSGTSTIFKQAKIVYGVPFSEDEKQSIKFVIQRNVYSYIGLLLEGRARFEEDYMVEMRRQQADEPGPSSSGDSGSVDESNIYSLSRKLKSFSDWLLQTMDSGNMELIFPAATQMYSPLIAELWKDKAFQATYSRRNELHSLPKAANYFLDRAVEITQNDYEPTQMDILYAEGITSSNGVASMEFSFPKSSLDWYMDSADQNDSAVRYQLIRVHLSSLGENCKWLEMFEDVDLVVLCVSLTDYDEYHEDINGVRTNKMVASKNMFESIVTHPTLCDKNFLLILNKLDLLEEKIEDAPLKRCPWLEDFNPVTSIQPHRANSKGNPSLAQRAFHFVAVKFKRLFASLTDRKLFVISGTGLEAESVDRALRYGREILKWNDEMQPVSMNESSCESITMDPSASMYS, encoded by the exons ATGACGAGTGTTTTTAGAAGTATTCTGCCTGGTTCTTCCGCGAAGAACGAGGATTTCGATGATGGTGGTGGTGATGATGATTTTAGTGTTGAGTACTCCTTCGCGATGGAGTATAGTGGGCCGCCGGTTAGTCATGATATTCCGCAGGTTGTACCCATTGATATTCGCCGGATTCCGACCGCATCCGTGGCGGCTAGGGCTGTTGTGTTGAAGGATTTCTCCGTACCAGTTATTCATCCTGTAGCCAAAAGTGATCAGTCTAAGAAGAATGTGTTAGGGGAGTCGAATTCGGGTTCTGAAGCGGCTGAGCGTTCTAGTAAACTTGCCAGGTCCGGGGGGAGGGTTTATTCAAGGAAACCTGAGAAGGCTTCGGATGCGGAAGTTGCACCGGAAGCCAGAGACAGATATGCTAGAGAGTCCAAGGAATCGGGTGGTACTCAAAGTTCGAGTGATGGCAGTAGGTTACCTGATGATGCGAGTCACTTGTTAGGAAGCTCGGGTGTTGAGGGCGTTGACGAGGGATGTATTGCTGCTGTAACGTATGATAGAAGTCCCCATTCCAAGGCGATGGAGGTTTCTTCCGAGAATTCATCATGCGATGAGAGTTCTGGTCCAGGCAATAGAATGCCTGCAGTGACTTTTCGTGATTCACCATCGGTTGACTCGGCCTATCAGGAGAGTGATGAATATGAGAATGCAGATTTCCCAGAGAGGCCAGTGGCATTGAATGATGGGAAGAAAGGTTCATGCTATAAGTGTCATAAAGGGAATCGGTTTGCAGAGAAGGAAATCTGCCTTGTTTGTGGTGCAAAGTATTGTAAAAATTGCCTGCTCAGAGCAATGGGTGATATGCCAGAAGGGAGAAAATGCATCACCTGCATAGGATACCCGATTGATGAATCAAGAAGGGGGTCGCTTGGAAAGAGTTCTGGAATGCTGAAGAAACTGCTAGCCAGTGATACAATCAATAAAATTATGAGCTCTGAGCTTTCGTGTGAAGCTAATCAGCTACCGTCCCATCTAATATGCGTAAATGGCAGGCCTCTGTCTATTGGAGAGTTGGTTAAGTTGCAAAGCAGCCCAAATCCTCCAAAGAAGCTAAAACCTGGAAAGTACTGGTACGATAAGGTTTCTGGATTCTGGGGAAAG GAGGGAGAGAAACCAAGTCAGATAATCACTGCCGAGCTGGCTATCGGTTATCAAATTGCTGAGGATGCTAGCAATGGGGACACAAATGTGTTGATAAATAATCGGAGGATCACTAAAGCAGAGCTCTGGATGTTGCAG GCTGCTGGAATCAACTGTGAAGGACACATTCACTTTTGGCTTACAGCAGATGGATCCTGTATGCATGAAGGAATGAATAATACCTTGGGCCATCTGTGGGCGAGG AAAAGGGTCAAGATAGTATGTGCTGCATTGTCTCTGCCATATCCTTCCGATACACTATTCTCTGACGGTGTAGAAGTTGACAAAGCTGCAGCTGTTGCAAGGGATCAGAAAATGATGAACAAAATTCTCCTAGTTGGTTGTGACCAGTCTGGTACGAGCACCATATTTAAACAG GCCAAGATTGTATATGGTGTCCCATTCTCAGAAGATGAGAAACAGAGCATCAAATTCGTAATCCAAAGAAATGTATACAGCTATATCGGTCTTCTGCTTGAGGGGCGTGCTCGTTTTGAAGAAGATTATATGGTTGAGATGAGGAGACAACAAGCGGATGAACCTGGTCCTTCAAGTTCAG GAGACTCTGGGTCGGTCGACGAAAGCAATATATATTCACTTAGCAGAAAGCTGAAGTCATTCTCAGATTGGCTACTTCAAACCATGGATTCCGGCAACATGGAGCTCATATTTCCAGCTGCCACACAAATGTATTCGCCTTTAATTGCGGAGCTGTGGAAGGACAAAGCTTTTCAAGCAACTTACAGCCGGAGAAATGAACTACATTCGCTGCCAAAAGCTGCTAACTACTTCTTAGATCGC GCTGTTGAGATCACACAAAACGACTATGAGCCTACTCAAATGGACATCTTGTACGCGGAGGGGATAACCTCGTCCAACGGGGTTGCATCTATGGAGTTCTCCTTCCCAAAATCATCTCTTGATTGGTACATGGACTCAGCGGATCAGAATGATTCGGCAGTGAG ATATCAACTCATCAGAGTTCATCTAAGCAGCCTCGGAGAGAACTGCAAGTGGTTGGAGATGTTCGAAGACGTGGACCTAGTCGTGCTGTGCGTCTCCTTAACCGACTACGACGAGTACCACGAGGACATAAACGGCGTCCGTACAAACAAGATGGTGGCGAGCAAGAACATGTTCGAGAGCATCGTCACGCACCCTACTCTCTGCGACAAGAACTTCCTCCTCATCCTGAACAAGCTAGACCTTCTCGAGGAGAAGATTGAAGACGCCCCGCTAAAGCGATGCCCGTGGCTCGAGGACTTCAACCCGGTGACCAGCATCCAGCCGCACCGAGCCAACAGCAAGGGCAACCCGTCTCTGGCGCAGCGCGCCTTCCATTTCGTCGCGGTCAAGTTCAAGAGGCTGTTCGCTTCGCTGACGGACCGGAAACTGTTCGTTATCTCGGGGACGGGGCTGGAGGCGGAGAGCGTCGACAGGGCTCTCCGGTACGGGCGGGAGATTCTCAAGTGGAACGATGAGATGCAACCGGTTAGCATGAATGAGTCATCTTGTGAGAGCATTACGATGGATCCTAGCGCTTCAATGTATAGTTGA
- the LOC121742172 gene encoding proteasome assembly chaperone 2-like isoform X2, which translates to MELYLEDGKQLSPKSSTLILPALSIGNVGQLAVDLLISSLKAEKVACLDDPNVLPCVGNDAYSASPLGKLALSLEAYEASFSELTLVQQRSPVVKGMMMAYAKNIANFAAANGKKHIVLLSSLDFGRWRNIDMSSGLQIYYLSSSNLDGTDAECESLGWKKLQDYNPALRMWKYLDTLAQEVSVPDEDSPFEELGDEDYYPSLPFAALFSCFKLAEPAFGIFGWVGYAIPYE; encoded by the exons ATGGAGTTATATCTCGAAGACGGAAAACAATTATCCCCTAAATCATCCACTCTAATTCTG CCGGCTCTGTCGATCGGAAATGTAGGACAGTTAGCTGTGGATCTGCTAATTTCGTCTCTAAAAGCGGAAAAGGTCGCCTGTTTAGACGATCCAAATGTGCTTCCTTGCGTTGGCAATGATGCTTATTCGGCGTCGCCTCTCGGAAAGCTAGCTCTTTCTCTTGAAG CTTATGAAGCATCTTTCAGTGAGTTGACACTTGTGCAGCAGCGGTCTCCAGTTGTTAAG GGTATGATGATGGCATATGCTAAGAACATAGCAAATTTTGCAGCTGCTAACGGAAAGAAGCACATCGTCTTGCTTTCCAGCTTAGATTTTGGGCGATGGAGGAATATTGATATGTCAAG TGGCTTGCAGATCTATTACTTATCTAGCTCCAATTTGGATGGAACTGATGCTGAATGTGAAAGCCTTGGGTGGAAAAAACTGCAAGATTATAATCCTGCCCTGAGAATGTGGAAGTATCTTGACACATTAGCTCAAGAAGTGTCTGTACCTGATGAAGATTCTCCTTTTGAGGAATTGGGTGATGAAGATTACTATCCAAGTTTACCTTTTGCTGCACTGTTTTCATGCTTTAAG CTTGCAGAACCTGCTTTTGGGATTTTTGGATGGGTAGGCTATGCAATACCATATGAATAA
- the LOC121742172 gene encoding proteasome assembly chaperone 2-like isoform X1: protein MELYLEDGKQLSPKSSTLILPALSIGNVGQLAVDLLISSLKAEKVACLDDPNVLPCVGNDAYSASPLGKLALSLEAYEASFSELTLVQQRSPVVKGMMMAYAKNIANFAAANGKKHIVLLSSLDFGRWRNIDMSSGLQIYYLSSSNLDGTDAECESLGWKKLQDYNPALRMWKYLDTLAQEVSVPDEDSPFEELGDEDYYPSLPFAALFSCFKAKGLKVTCLFCYCSEGDNIPEAFSMAEAAGKLVGLNDFLDKDNGAGKWITPFSWQSVYGPPADMTLF from the exons ATGGAGTTATATCTCGAAGACGGAAAACAATTATCCCCTAAATCATCCACTCTAATTCTG CCGGCTCTGTCGATCGGAAATGTAGGACAGTTAGCTGTGGATCTGCTAATTTCGTCTCTAAAAGCGGAAAAGGTCGCCTGTTTAGACGATCCAAATGTGCTTCCTTGCGTTGGCAATGATGCTTATTCGGCGTCGCCTCTCGGAAAGCTAGCTCTTTCTCTTGAAG CTTATGAAGCATCTTTCAGTGAGTTGACACTTGTGCAGCAGCGGTCTCCAGTTGTTAAG GGTATGATGATGGCATATGCTAAGAACATAGCAAATTTTGCAGCTGCTAACGGAAAGAAGCACATCGTCTTGCTTTCCAGCTTAGATTTTGGGCGATGGAGGAATATTGATATGTCAAG TGGCTTGCAGATCTATTACTTATCTAGCTCCAATTTGGATGGAACTGATGCTGAATGTGAAAGCCTTGGGTGGAAAAAACTGCAAGATTATAATCCTGCCCTGAGAATGTGGAAGTATCTTGACACATTAGCTCAAGAAGTGTCTGTACCTGATGAAGATTCTCCTTTTGAGGAATTGGGTGATGAAGATTACTATCCAAGTTTACCTTTTGCTGCACTGTTTTCATGCTTTAAG GCTAAAGGGTTGAAGGTGACTTGCTTGTTCTGTTACTGCTCGGAGGGAGACAATATACCCGAAGCTTTCTCAATGGCTGAGGCAGCAGGCAAACTTGTTGGATTGAATGACTTTCTGG ACAAGGACAATGGTGCTGGTAAATGGATCACACCGTTCTCATGGCAGAGCGTATACGGACCTCCAGCAGATATGACTCTGTTCTAG
- the LOC121742173 gene encoding CASP-like protein 5C1 — MKSVPGSLGTAASIALRFGQVIFSSSSIVFMSLGVGFYSYTAFCFSVTIMGLAIPWSFTLAILDGYSILTKFPVHQSGIFMVIIIGDLVLSFLTLAAASSTASLVDLLLKADVSFCPPRLCSRYQISAAMAFLSWFLLLVSSLFNIWLLPWLDTD; from the exons ATGAAAAGTGTACCGGGTTCTTTAGGAACAGCAGCTAGCATTGCTTTAAGATTTGGCCAGGTCATATTCTCTTCATCGTCTATAGTCTTCATGTCTTTAGGAGTTGGATTCTACAGCTACACGGCCTTTTG CTTTTCAGTAACAATCATGGGCTTGGCTATTCCATGGAGTTTCACTTTGGCGATACTTGATGGATATTCCATCCTGACTAAGTTCCCCGTACATCAATCTGGCATTTTCATGGTTATCATAATAGGGGACTTG GTCTTATCCTTTCTCACACTAGCAGCAGCGAGCTCAACTGCAAGTCTTGTTGATCTTCTGCTAAAAGCTGATGTGTCCTTTTGTCCCCCGAGACTCTGTAGTAGATATCAGATATCGGCAGCAATGGCTTTCTTGTCATGGTTCCTTTTGCTGGTATCATCTCTTTTCAATATTTGGCTACTTCCATGGTTAGACACTGATTGA
- the LOC121740962 gene encoding fasciclin-like arabinogalactan protein 21, with translation MAVSLRFQLPPLLLLLLLLLLISLFISAASDFDGIPSPSISPSLSPSSAVFHTPTHTYPPALFATILSTLGFQELSSASVTANLSATTPLTIFAPSDASLLSCPSCSLPLLLQELSIPGLYPLHFLLTLTFGTKIETIAPNRCLTVTSNGKDKVFVNGVEITGPDVFNNGLVVIHGLQGFVSHLSPLSCNVERMMSLSFPSPSLTSAAPPSLFIMRLMLKDAIIRLRATGYSVVSLAMRVKYAELAELKAMTIFAIDDTAIFSGGGNAYFSNFRFHVVPNRRLTAADLVTLPTATSLPTLDAANNLVVTAGGGGGPSAPMKINYVRITTIDLLHNTKIVIHGLSSPFPHMMPHQAFNVEAGMQSAVELQDNRGL, from the coding sequence ATGGCGGTTTCTCTGCGCTTCCAGCTCCcaccgctcctcctcctcctcctcctcctcctcctaatCTCACTCTTCATCTCCGCCGCCTCCGACTTCGACGGCATCCCCTCCCCCTCCATCTCCCCCTCCCTCTCCCCTTCCTCCGCCGTATTCCACACTCCGACTCACACCTATCCCCCCGCTCTCTTCGCCACAATCCTCTCCACACTCGGTTTCCAGGAGCTCTCCTCCGCCTCCGTCACCGCAAACCTCTCCGCCACCACACCTCTCACCATCTTCGCCCCCTCCGACGCCTCTCTCCTCTCCTGCCCCTCCTGCTCCCTCCCTCTCCTCCTCCAGGAGCTTTCAATCCCCGGCCTCTATCCCCTCCACTTCCTCCTAACCCTAACTTTTGGTACCAAAATCGAGACGATCGCTCCGAATCGGTGCCTCACCGTCACCAGCAACGGCAAGGACAAGGTCTTCGTCAACGGCGTCGAGATCACCGGCCCTGACGTCTTCAACAACGGCCTCGTCGTCATCCACGGCCTCCAAGGCTTCGTCTCGCACCTCTCGCCTCTCTCCTGCAACGTCGAGCGGATGATGTCGCTGTCGTTCCCTTCGCCGTCGCTCACCTCCGCCGCGCCGCCGTCGCTCTTCATCATGCGCCTGATGCTCAAGGACGCAATAATCCGCCTCCGCGCCACCGGATACAGCGTCGTCTCCCTCGCGATGCGCGTCAAGTACGCCGAGCTCGCGGAGCTGAAGGCGATGACGATTTTCGCGATCGATGATACCGCGATCTTCTCCGGCGGAGGCAACGCCTACTTCTCGAACTTCCGGTTCCACGTGGTTCCGAACAGGCGGTTGACGGCGGCGGATTTGGTGACCTTACCGACGGCGACGTCGCTGCCAACACTCGACGCGGCAAACAATCTGGTGGTGACAGCCGGTGGAGGCGGCGGACCTTCTGCACCGATGAAGATCAATTACGTGAGGATTACCACCATAGATCTCCTGCACAACACCAAAATTGTGATCCATGGATTGTCATCGCCGTTTCCGCACATGATGCCTCATCAGGCGTTCAATGTAGAAGCTGGAATGCAGTCGGCGGTGGAGCTTCAAGATAACCGTGGACTCTGA